The Magnolia sinica isolate HGM2019 chromosome 9, MsV1, whole genome shotgun sequence sequence GACGGGACCGTCCATTTTTCTAACTAGGTCGTGGTTgggttagtacccaatccacaccaGAACATATCAAACGATTGCATTCTGTCATTTCAATTTCAGCTTTTAATTAATACCTACACGTAGGAAACATTGAATAACGGTACCAAAAAAACATTAAATCCACGTGGCAGCCCAGCTAGTAGTTGGATCGACCTATTTCAGAGGCATGCAACtttgatggatgggttagatgccGCACGTACCTCGGTTGGCCCACGCGCGGCACTTGTTGAATGGGTTTATTCTATGAGGAACCGGCCTCTGCACGCGTACGGAAAGGACACGTGTCATGAGATTCACTTTCTTCGATATCTCCTCGCGCGAATCGCTTTGGTATTTCTGGTCTATCTTTaaattctctctcttcctctgccCTAACATCGTCTTCTCCCGTTTTTGGATCGGATGAAATGAAATACGAGAAAAATCAGAGGCGTTAAGCTCAAAATCTGTAAGTAATTCCCTtcctccccccctctctctttcttatttgattatcttttttgttttaattatatatatataaataatttcCGCAATCTTTGTGAGCTGTGGCCCTTGATGATATTCGTTATGGGAATTGACATCTACAGCCACCCTTTTGATAGATGCACCCTCTTTTCCTACTTTTGGTGATACAATTACATATTTTTTAATTGGTATTAATCTATTACCAGTTGTTGAaaaaaggtgttttttttttcaataagggCGGTTCTCTTTTTTCAGATTTtgattgccttttttttttttttttttttgcttattggatttgatatttattgttttttaatgatttatgatttctCTCACCGGATTGGATTTATGGATTAATGATCCGGTGCCGGACACTCGTAGCGAAAGTTCGGTATGGGTGGATCCTCGGCTGATCAAGAACGGTGGTGATcggaagtgggacccacctgatcagACCGCCCGGTGAGAATTGATAATTATAGGGTCTCAATTCTCCAATCTTGATTGGACAGCGATAGCATGGTAAAATTTTATCAGGTTTGTCGGTGTTTGTTGGTGTCCAGTGGCATATTGATGCCGTTTGATTGTGAATTTTGGCCGTGGGAATGGTTCATGGTGTATGGATCTCATCACCATCTGATGATGGAAAGTGGGGCTTTCTTGGTTTGTACCTTCAGAATGTGGCAGGTTCAACCGGGCCCACTTCCCATCACCAAAACCAGCTGGCAATAAGATTCACCTGCATTAGGGTTTCACCTTTCGATGTGCACAACCGGATTATTTCCCGGTTTTAATTGTATATGAATAATTCAATTGTTGCAGAACGTCCATAAACTTATTACGATACTCGATTAAACAACCACAGAAAGTGGGCTGTTGTTGCCAAATCCGATGAATTGCCCATCTCTCTTCAAATTCGATTTCTGTTTGCAATCCACCATGAATCAGTTTGCCAtgtggtccaaatcaagtttttcGAATTTGCACATACAATAAGCTTAATTTCTTTATTTCTCACGTAGGTTCAGAGCTTGTAAtcctcaaatttgaaaatttcagcTGATCGAATTGGACCTTGCGTGACATGTATTCATAGGATGGGCCGAATGCCAATCTCAAGGAGACCTCATATCATCACAGTAGGATTAAAAGACTAGTATGCATAAAGTGGCTCTATAAAGTTAGTGCTTGTTTGGATGTACCCCAGATCGCATTTGGGGCGGCACAATCAAAGTGCCTTTGGATGTACCCCAGTTCACATCTTGTACTAGAATATTGATGGAAGAGTGTTTGGGCCAATAATAGGAGGGGATTGGTGGATATGCCCAGAGTGCAAGGATGCTAGTTGAAACGGTGcttgatgtttttgtgttttgtcaGACTACCAATGAGGGGGCAAGATACATTATCGAAAGCTTCAGCTCTATATTTATATTTGCAAGCATTTTGTCAGGAAGATAGGTGTGTGCAAGTGGTGGGACTTGCCATTTCGACTTTCCAAGTGAAGCTGGTTTGGCTATGATGGTAGAGGTTTGCTTTGGCTGATGGTttgaaagaaagggaaaggggtGGATGGTTAGTATGCAGGTTTGTTCGAAGTTCAAACTTACTGAGTGACTAACTAACAAGGGCTGTAAGAACCTGTTGATGGAGAATGGCCGAGACTGATGGACAGAAGTGCATCACGAGCTGTCTCTTGGATAGTCCTCTCTTGGGTTGACTGAGTGCTTGTGGCAGTTGTTGCTGATAAATTAGGGACTCTATAAAGAGGAGGGTGCCTACTAGATTCTCGGTACAACCTCATGGCCTAGATGGGGCATGCCACATGTTTTTTGATCCTACTATTCACTTTAATTGGAAGGTTCTTTCACATCCTGCAGATCATGTTGATGGTGGATGATGTGTTCAAGGATCTGCTTGGGCTTTCATCTACTTTGGAGATTCAAACTCCCTTGGATGCTGATGCATCTCATTCATAGAAGCTCTATTGTGAGTGCATGTCGGATTTGAACCTCCCTTGGGCAGGTGTAGTAGGGGGCTGGGAGTTCTATAGAACTAGAAGATAGTTGTCAGACACCGGGAAAGATGAAAAAGCACGAGGAATGTGAATTGGCAAGGCCTTAGGTAATTAATGCGAAGGCAAAGGAGGGGAGCCAAGTTGGCTTGTGAAGGTACCGCTTCCTAGTTCCCATAATGGTACATGCAATGACGGTGAAGATAGGTGGAAACATATTAGCAGGGGATGTGGATTTGGTACTGCCCTTGCCTGTACTGATGGCGGTACAGGCATGATATGACGGGATTTGATTGGACGGCAGGCCGTTGTCAAAGATGGGGCCTGTTCGAGAATGTACTTGGTTGAACAACTTTCAGACATGCTTTGTGTACGCCCATCTCTGACAGTAGCCTGCTGTTCGATCAAATCCCGTCACGTCGTGCCTATACCGACGTTGGTACAGGCAGGGGCAGTGCCCAATCTGCATCAATCAGCAAGAGCTGAACCTGTGTAGGAGCTGAGGCAGGTAAGAGGACAACTTTGTGATCCAGAAATGAACTGCTGGGTGACACATGGTGGGTAACAATTGGCCATGGGGTCTTGCATTAAATGCCTCTAGAGTGCTGAAAGGGCTACCCCATTCAACCTCTTTTCTCACTTGAGCATGCAAATGAGAGCGAGAGATTCTTTGGGTGGTTCTATCTGATGAACATTTCCACCAGAGTTTGAGCATCAACCGAGCTCAAACCAAAGAAACCAATCTGACATTGCTTATCCCTATAAACTTATCAAGGTGAACCTGCAGGAGGCCAGGGACACTCTACAATGGACCCATCGAAGCATCGGGATTCACAGAGACAGATGCCCTAGCTCCAAAGATCCCTTCAGTAGTCGAATTGTAGTGTCTGGAAAAGACCTGGACGTGGAGTTCTAGGGAAGCTTTCAATTGGACAAAGCTTTGAAGTCACAGAAAATTAGCAATTCTTTTGCTGGAGAATTGGATCTTTATTAGAGATCTCATATGGTAGATTAGCAATTTTTGCAGGGTTGGGGAAATAACGGCCGTGAAGCAGTACCCTTATTTGACGGTAACTAGGCGTTTTGAGCACATTTCatgttcctttttttattttttattttttcttagagTGActctaagaaaaaagaaaaaagaaaaaaaaggaacatAAAATGTTCTGACAACGCTATTATCTCAGTCAGGGTTTTAAATAGCTACTAGCTAGGCATTTATAGTTATATCCAGCTGTTATAACATTTTAGCTGTTGATATAACATTTTTCGTTACATTAGTTGCCTTGGTGAAATTGATTAAAAAATTGCTTAGAATATGGGTGCTTTATAACAAAACAGAACAATTGTGACTCATGTGGGCTTATGTGCGAGGACACACTCTGAGTAGGGTTATGACGGTTTTAACAGTTTCTGACATTGATCATTCCAAAATTTCCTTGTTCTTTTTCTCTGTAAGCCATGGCCATGTCTATACCCTGTTAGAAGAAAGGTACTTATGGTGCCAATTGGAAAAGGGAGCAAATGGCAATTGTGTGTTATTTAACCCATGTTTGGTCGCCCACACCTCAAAAGAATAACTTTCATTTGAGGATTTTAATTAGTCAACCACATGAGAATCTTGTCCACTTCTCAAATTGCAGTTCTAGTCTCTACTTGAAATAGAACCTGACAAATAGCATTTTAAGAGGCCTAAAATCTTATTGTGCCATACAAAAACCATAACCGTTCAAATACCATTTAGGTTAGATTCTATTTAGCTGAATCACTTCTAAATTGCAATTCAGGGGCCGTCCAAACCAAGGCATCACCTAATGGTAGCTGTAGCCGTATCGGCTGATCCAACTCTGTAATGGCCAACTTTTTTCTACGGGGAAAAACCATTGGTTAAATACTAAAAAATGTGAGCATTGCAAGTGTGTGTTCTTTCttttttggacatgtatttgatgatGTAAcaggccattctttggtaagaatgtcgTCTGTTGGGCAGTGTTAGTTTGGCCTGCTGAAAGTCGGCCAAATAGTTCCTAatcgaacacaaatcaagcacgGGCCCATTCATGTATAAATACAACCAAAACAatgtaaaaaatgaaaaaaaaggtgaTGTTTTTATCCCATCTTCTGATATTTCCCAAAAATGATCCACTCAGATTTAGTTCATTGAATCCCACTCAAATTGTGTTTCGATCCTCTAAGTCGGCCTAGATGGGCTTGATCATGCATATGTGCTGGCGTAGAATCCGCTGTGCCACTGatgaaaaattggatggttaagagtaGATTTTTCCAACGATTGAGATTCAATGTACATCTGAGGCCCTCATGATGAGTGGACAATGTGTTTCTTGAGCAGGGCACATACACAATGGGGCTCACTTAATGGGCACCTTGATCTTGCATACATTAGCGTGTGACAGTTTCAGAACTAGCAAACTTATCAAGGAGTGATTGTCTTTAGCATGCCTATCATTTTGTTTCTAACTCTGTTGTTTGCTTATGTATGCAGTGAGTAATTGGGTAGCTCTTTTCTtgtcattgtgatatatttgcagGTTATTTTGAACTGTATGCCACATGGGAAGCACATATAACACATCAATGGATGCTTCTATGGTGCCGAAAGATGACGCCTTGGAACGTTGGATGACACTGGACATGGGAAGCGCATATCAAAGTGTCACATCATTGGAATCTTCAATGGTTCCTAAAGATGACCCCATGGATCATTGGATGGGAGTGGACCTCAAACCTTTTTATGCCGATGCTGATGAAATCGTGGGAAATTGTTTGAAACATGATCTTGTTGAACATTGCATGGTAGTGGATCTTGAGCCTGATGGGGTTGATGCTTGTGAAATGGTGAGAAATGATTTAAAAGATGATACTACAGAATGCTGCATGGCAGCGACAGAATTGGACATCGGATCTCGTGGGGGCGAGTCCAATGAAACAGAGCTAAGTTCGGTCTGTAAAGAGTTGGTTGTATATAGAGATCCCTTGGAACCCCGTGTGGGTATGCAGTTTGAATCTAGGGAGGCAGGAAAGGCGTGGTATAATGAATATGCTAGGCGCGCTGGTTTCAGAATCCGTGTTGGCCGTAATGAACGCTCGAAGAAAGACAAAGAATGCATCTCACAGCAATTTGTATGTTCCAAAGAGGGCTTCCGTCATAAGAAATACATTGAACGGACGGACAGAGTTTTGCCAATTCCAGCACACACGCGAGAAGGGTGCAAGGCAATGCTTTTGTTAAAGAAGAGAGGCCCCGACAAATGGGTCATTACAAGATTTGAAAAGGAGCATAATCATGAACTAGTTGACCCACGTAAAG is a genomic window containing:
- the LOC131255701 gene encoding protein FAR1-RELATED SEQUENCE 7-like yields the protein MGSTYNTSMDASMVPKDDALERWMTLDMGSAYQSVTSLESSMVPKDDPMDHWMGVDLKPFYADADEIVGNCLKHDLVEHCMVVDLEPDGVDACEMVRNDLKDDTTECCMAATELDIGSRGGESNETELSSVCKELVVYRDPLEPRVGMQFESREAGKAWYNEYARRAGFRIRVGRNERSKKDKECISQQFVCSKEGFRHKKYIERTDRVLPIPAHTREGCKAMLLLKKRGPDKWVITRFEKEHNHELVDPRKASLLRQRRRASNTSRKPLLITLDSLARQNEVIRSEEAARVEPVVGMQFDSKDAAKICYKEYAARSGFSIRVGRNERSKRDKECISWQFVCSREGFHHKKNVDGKDGTSAAGRGRPTTRGGCKAMLIVKKRGTDRWAVTRFEKTHNHELATTDNAPPFDHGGEQSNIGFGCF